One Perca flavescens isolate YP-PL-M2 chromosome 9, PFLA_1.0, whole genome shotgun sequence genomic window carries:
- the dnttip2 gene encoding deoxynucleotidyltransferase terminal-interacting protein 2 yields MVATRRGVRVYSPTKTNSDQPSDVPATPSSGRRTRSTAKRAESPTQHAQEETSSQLEKSEGGPQASPPTSALKRCTRASRLHSPEQPCTPVGSTHEADVSDVESCCSVVDIALPMTRARGRRGQPRTVSQEDEDISEVESCSSAVSASKASQSNRRSTRREAIPKSLDPSHVEAMDVKLDLVLETESCSSVVSDSQRVTRSQRKTTRTRSSAKQQTEDSELSDADSIAGAEVSKSTARRATRSKRQTCPIPIYLGEGSESSQSPAPRARRSCAATGKAAATADVSEPQSCESESHESGPTYSPIHMTRRRGKTRSTGPKAVDSDSDLADVQSPMGSPCSAQSRGTPCSSRTGSGSSSRGAWTTRSSVKACSIVLEKAREPAEEDASLNDSQLESTVIFEDADSTLLEEDVNQTLEEKEKQGVNSTDLPSKEADTKSVEKKVIVISEEDSTHGSPLVSDSPGCAEEAVSKPAVTLRRQQEETCAKNKDGNISEMEMIQEAIAPSEVLQPGQSVIVTFCESASEIPKKTEEKDEAMEVADVDTHSSQRAEVVDEDAVVETGPSEQEKMEVSTLLRDAQQVADSSEVRVESIQMASSQQHNVTVDTDPEQQSKDVIVEKAKIITLLESSEDEDAEEEERDVSEEEDLGYQAEERAGPTQKCEAAAATSVDGLFMIDTRPGQEADEQYYKEKPTEEEEDDEEKAPKEERVGQEEQDEEFVDEDGEDDDDEDAEILFSSRNPQLKELSSRIDPGIRVKELGGLYINFDGSKSKPVSSSLQKLKEKKIQDEVMKKSVMGPDFEKKDAVPPYSESKQAQKLKNRTEREKSTGDGWFNMKAPEITQELKGDLKVLKMRGSMDPKRFYKKNDRDGFPKYFQVGTVVDSAVDFYHSRVPKKSRKRTMVEELLSDAEFRQNNKKKYQHIVTEKAAQGAGKRNKKKNKFHKK; encoded by the exons ATGGTGGCCACCAGGAGAGGAGTACGCGTGTACTCCCCAACTAAAACAAACTCAGACCAACCCTCTGATGTCCCG GCCACTCCTTCCAGTGGTCGAAGAACCAGGAGTACTGCTAAACGAGCAGAGAGCCCTACCCAGCATGCCCAGGAGGAGACCAGCAGCCAACTTGAAAAAAGCGAGGGAGGACCCCAGGCATCTCCACCTACCTCTGCACTGAAAAGATGCACCAGAGCTTCCAGACTCCACAGTCCAGAGCAGCCGTGCACACCTGTGGGCTCCACCCACGAAGCGGACGTGTCAGATGTGGAGTCCTGCTGCTCTGTGGTCGACATCGCACTACCAATGACCCGCGCCCGTGGGAGGAGGGGTCAGCCCCGCACAGTAAGTCAGGAAGACGAGGACATATCTGAGGTGGAATCGTGCTCTTCTGCAGTATCTGCATCAAAAGCTAGCCAAAGTAACCGCCGGAGCACAAGGAGGGAGGCGATTCCTAAAAGCCTTGACCCATCTCATGTTGAGGCGATGGACGTCAAGCTCGACTTGGTACTGGAGACCGAGTCCTGCAGCTCTGTGGTGTCTGATTCCCAGAGGGTCACCAGAAGTCAGAGAAAAACTACTCGCACCAGATcatctgccaaacaacaaactgAGGATTCGGAGCTCTCAGATGCTGACAGCATCGCAGGAGCTGAAGTTTCTAAGTCCACCGCACGCAGAGCTACGAGATCCAAAAGGCAAACCTGTCCCATTCCCATCTACCTAGGCGAAGGCTCAGAAAGCTCTCAGTCCCCTGCCCCCAGAGCTCGAAGGAGTTGTGCAGCTACAGGGAAGGCAGCAGCTACTGCGGATGTCAGCGAGCCCCAGTCTTGTGAGTCTGAAAGCCATGAGTCCGGGCCCACTTACAGTCCCATCCACATGACTCGTAGACGGGGAAAGACCCGATCCACAGGTCCTAAAGCCGTAGACTCTGACTCGGATCTGGCCGACGTGCAGTCTCCGATGGGCAGCCCCTGCTCCGCGCAGAGCAGAGGGACTCCCTGCAGCAGCCGCACAGGCTCGGGGAGCAGCAGTCGAGGTGCTTGGACCACCAGGAGCTCAGTCAAGGCCTGTAGTATTGTTCTTGAAAAAGCCAGGGAGCCAGCTGAAGAGGACGCTTCTTTAAATGATTCTCAACTAGAAAGTACAGTGATCTTTGAGGATGCAGACTCCACACTGTTAGAGGAAGATGTGAACCAAACAttggaagaaaaagagaaacaaggTGTGAATAGTACTGATCTCCCATCAAAAGAAGCCGATACAAAGAGCGTGGAAAAGAAAGTAATTGTCATTTCAGAGGAAGACTCCACCCATGGGTCTCCCCTGGTATCAGACAGTCCTGGTTGTGCTGAGGAAGCTGTTAGTAAACCTGCAGTTACGCTCAGACGCCAGCAGGAGGAGACGTGTGCTAAGAACAAGGACGGGAACATCTCAGAGATGGAAATGATACAGGAAGCAATCGCACCATCAGAGGTGTTACAGCCTGGCCAGTCAGTTATAGTAACATTTTGTGAGAGTGCTTCTGAAATCCCAAAGAAGACTGAAGAGAAGGATGAAGCTATGGAAGTAGCTGATGTGGACACCCACTCATCACAGCGAGCTGAGGTTGTGGATGAGGATGCTGTTGTGGAAACCGGGCCCAGTGAGCAGGAGAAAATGGAAGTCAGCACATTGCTTAGAGACGCTCAGCAGGTGGCGGACTCCAGTGAGGTCCGAGTTGAGTCCATTCAGATGGCATCCAGCCAGCAGCACAATGTCACAGTGGATACTGACCCAGAACAGCAATCTAAAGATGTCATTGTGGAGAAGGCAAAAATAATCACCCTGCTGGAGAGCAGTGAAGATGAAGATgctgaagaggaggagagggatgtTTCTGAAGAGGAGGATTTGGGTTACcaggcagaggagagagcagGACCTACCCAGAAGTGTGAAGCGGCAGCTGCTACATCAGTTGATGGACTATTTATGATTGACACGCGGCCCGGACAGGAGGCTGATGAACAGTACTACAAGGAGAAGCctacagaggaggaggaggatgatgaggagAAAGCCCCGAAGGAAGAGAGAGTTGGGCAGGAGGAGCAAGATGAGGAGTTTGTGGATGAGGATGGggaggatgatgatgacgaAGATGCAGAAATCCTCTTCTCGAGTAGAAATCCTCAGTT GAAAGAGTTGTCCAGCCGTATTGACCCTGGCATCAGAGTGAAGGAGCTCGGGGGTTTATACATCAATTTTGATGGCAGCAAATCAAAACCTGTCTCTAGTTCACTGCAAAAACTAAAGGAAAAGAAGATCCAAGATGAg GTGATGAAGAAAAGTGTGATGGGACCAGACTTTGAAAAGAAGGATGCAGTGCCTCCGTACAGTGAATCCAAACAAGCCCAAAAGTTGAAAAACAGA ACGGAGAGGGAGAAATCAACGGGAGATGGTTGGTTTAATATGAAAGCCCCCGAGATCACTCAGGAGCTGAAAGGAGACCTCAAAGTCCTGAAGATGAGAGGCTCCATGGATCCCAAGAGGTTCTACAAAAAGAACGACAGGGATGGCTTTCCCAAATATTTTCAG GTTGGTACGGTGGTGGACAGCGCCGTCGACTTCTATCATTCCCGTGTTCCCAAGAAGAGCAGGAAGAGAACCATGGTGGAGgagctgctctctgatgctgaGTTCAGACA GAACAACAAAAAGAAGTACCAGCACATTGTGACGGAGAAAGCAGCACAAGGAGCTGGCAAGAGgaacaagaagaagaataaatTCCATAAGAAATGA